A part of Terriglobus roseus genomic DNA contains:
- the araA gene encoding L-arabinose isomerase produces the protein MSKNPLEVWFVTGSQHLYGPGPLAQVAENAGTIASSLDGQDAIPVRVVAKPVMVSADSILKLCQEANAADNCIGLVLWMHTFSPAKMWIAGLKALRKPFLHLHTQFNRELPYASIDMDFMNLNQAAHGDREFGFITARLRLARKVVVGHWSDAETVNEIATWTRAALGWHESQHLKVARFGDNMRNVAVTEGDKVEAQSVFGYTVSGFGIGDLTERMNAFSDAEVAALVQEYRDTYTITSQHDRADSLTVSARIELGLRAFLTEGGFGAFTDTFEDLHGMRQLPGIATQRLMASGFGFGGEGDWKTAALVRIMKVMAQGLSGGTSFMEDYTYDFAGKPSILGSHMLEICPSIAESKPSLEVHPLGIGGKEDPVRLVFNSPAGPAIVASIVDMGNRFRMIVNEIDAVKPAHDLPKLPVARVLWHPKPSLKVAAAAWIYAGGAHHTGYSQVLTMEHMADFAEIAGIELVRIDEETKLHTFRNELRWNDAAYKLL, from the coding sequence ATGAGCAAGAATCCGCTTGAAGTGTGGTTTGTTACAGGCAGTCAACATCTGTATGGCCCCGGTCCGCTGGCACAGGTGGCAGAAAACGCCGGCACGATTGCATCTTCGCTCGACGGGCAAGATGCAATCCCTGTGCGCGTGGTGGCAAAGCCTGTCATGGTTTCGGCGGACAGCATCCTGAAGCTGTGCCAGGAAGCAAATGCTGCGGATAACTGCATCGGCCTGGTGTTGTGGATGCACACCTTCTCACCGGCCAAGATGTGGATTGCCGGACTGAAGGCGCTGCGCAAACCCTTCCTACATCTGCACACACAGTTCAATCGCGAACTGCCGTATGCCTCCATCGACATGGACTTCATGAATCTGAACCAGGCGGCGCACGGTGATCGCGAATTCGGATTCATAACGGCGCGCCTGCGCCTCGCACGCAAGGTGGTCGTTGGCCACTGGAGCGATGCTGAGACTGTCAACGAAATCGCCACATGGACACGCGCTGCGCTAGGTTGGCATGAATCGCAACATCTGAAGGTCGCACGGTTCGGCGACAACATGCGCAACGTTGCTGTGACCGAAGGCGACAAAGTCGAAGCGCAAAGTGTCTTTGGCTATACCGTCTCCGGCTTTGGCATCGGCGATCTCACTGAGCGCATGAATGCTTTTAGTGATGCTGAGGTTGCCGCGCTTGTACAGGAGTATCGCGATACCTACACGATCACGTCGCAGCATGATCGCGCCGATTCGCTGACAGTATCGGCACGCATTGAGCTTGGTCTTCGAGCGTTTCTCACCGAAGGCGGCTTCGGCGCGTTCACGGATACCTTCGAAGATCTGCACGGCATGCGCCAGTTGCCCGGCATTGCCACGCAGAGGTTGATGGCTTCTGGCTTTGGTTTTGGCGGTGAAGGCGATTGGAAGACGGCGGCTCTGGTTCGCATCATGAAGGTCATGGCGCAGGGACTTTCCGGTGGCACGTCGTTTATGGAGGACTACACCTACGACTTTGCAGGAAAGCCCTCCATCCTGGGTTCGCACATGCTGGAGATTTGCCCGTCCATTGCGGAGAGCAAGCCTTCGCTTGAGGTGCATCCTCTCGGTATTGGTGGCAAGGAAGATCCGGTCCGCCTCGTCTTCAACTCACCGGCGGGCCCAGCGATTGTCGCCAGCATCGTGGATATGGGCAATCGCTTCCGCATGATCGTGAATGAGATCGATGCGGTGAAACCCGCTCACGATCTGCCAAAGCTGCCGGTGGCACGTGTATTGTGGCATCCAAAGCCAAGCCTGAAGGTTGCTGCTGCTGCGTGGATCTACGCAGGTGGTGCTCATCACACTGGCTATTCGCAGGTTCTGACGATGGAGCACATGGCAGACTTCGCGGAGATCGCAGGTATAGAACTGGTGCGCATCGACGAAGAGACCAAGCTGCACACCTTCCGCAATGAACTTCGCTGGAACGACGCAGCCTACAAGCTGCTGTAA